The Chiloscyllium punctatum isolate Juve2018m chromosome 45, sChiPun1.3, whole genome shotgun sequence genome has a segment encoding these proteins:
- the LOC140467184 gene encoding 5' exonuclease Apollo-like isoform X2, producing MTVTLIDSNHCPGSVMFLFEGYFGTVLYTADFRCTPVMFTHPPLNTERRIDLLYLDNTNCDPESMVPSRQEATDEIKAIINSHPEHNVVIGLYNLGKESLLIELAMIFKTWIVVSPRRLQMFQLLGLCNVFTSEVGAGRIQVVDQNEINRFNMVKWSRMCPTIAIIPTSRKIRVCHKDVHVVPYSDHSSFQELQEFVARLKPCTIIPVVKTKACEAYFCQYLSPIDDLKQIQVPETLKECMQKKAKCKKMLIHPNTRLRSLVIPKGVMFESPEKLQQDYTNKNKLYIERSSSDSNKEAFQNNDKILVPPKQVWQDLTEDSNLSAGKRIDIKDKLYEENINRIQVPMKRKVRVPLFKEQKSKVPLLGIPVRARQASLLNWYQDGKSAHHYLAKQPTRNSNPKHYLSHRLSPLNASTSLIANGPSLPSDTCVGQENGEQHKFEQIVSVSISHAGKTCKRKQSLTGGNCMTSVQSWCYASLKSFDAIVEQYFKRKSKTLRKKTVH from the exons CGGATTTCCGTTGCACACCTGTGATGTTCACCCATCCACCACTGAACACAGAAAGAAGGATAGATCTCCTGTATCTAGACAATACAAACTGTGACCCCGAGTCCATGGTGCCATCCCGTCAAGAAGCTACTGATGAGATCAAAGCAATAATCAACTCTCACCCGGAGCACAATGTAGTCATTG GTCTATATAACTTGGGCAAAGAATCATTATTAATAGAACTGGCTATGATATTTAAAACTTGGATTGTGGTGAGTCCTCGGAGACTTCAGATGTTTCAGCTTTTGGGACTGTGCAATGTCTTCACTTCAGAGGTGGGAGCCGGAAGAATCCAAGTCGTAGACCAGAATGAAATTAACCGATTCAACATGGTCAAATGGAGTCGAATGTGCCCTACAATTGCTATTATTCCCACAAGCCGAAAAATAAGAGTCTGCCACAAAGATGTACATGTGGTTCCCTATTCAGATCACTCCTCGTTTCAGGAATTGCAAGAGTTTGTGGCCAGATTGAAGCCTTGTACTATTATCCCTGTGGTGAAAACTAAGGCATGTGAGGCATACTTCTGTCAATACCTCAGTCCAATTGATGATTTAAAGCAAATCCAAGTTCCAGAAACTCTAAAAGAATGTATGCAGAAGAAGGCAAAATGCAAGAAAATGCTCATTCACCCGAATACAAGACTAAGATCTCTGGTTATTCCGAAGGGTGTCATGTTTGAGTCACCAGAAAAACTGCAGCAAGACTACACCAATAAAAACAAATTGTATATAGAAAGATCAAGTTCTGACAGCAATAAGGAGGCATTCCAAAATAATGACAAAATACTGGTACCACCAAAGCAAGTCTGGCAAGACTTGACTGAAGACAGCAATCTGAGTGCAGGGAAGAGGATTGATATTAAGGATAAATTGTATGAAGAAAATATCAACAGAATTCAAGTGCCAATGAAACGAAAAGTAAGAGTTCCCTTATTCAAAGAGCAGAAATCCAAAGTTCCTTTACTTGGGATACCTGTAAGGGCAAGACAGGCTTCTTTGCTGAACTGGTACCAAGATGGGAAATCTGCACATCATTATTTAGCAAAGCAACCAACTAGAAACAGCAATCCAAAACATTACCTGTCTCATAGGCTATCACCACTGAATGCAAGCACATCATTGATAGCAAACGGGCCTTCTTTGCCATCAGATACTTGTGTGGGACAAGAGAATGGAGAGCAACATAAATTTGAACAAATTGTGTCTGTTTCCATTTCACATGCTGGCAAGACCTGCAAAAGAAAACAAAGTTTAACTGGTGGAAACTGTATGACTTCAGTGCAGAGTTGGTGTTATGCCAGTCTGAAATCTTTTGATGCTATTGTTGAACAATATTTTAAGAGAAAGAGTAAAACACTTAGGAAAAAGACAGTGCATTAG